In one window of Thermoproteales archaeon DNA:
- a CDS encoding 50S ribosomal protein L15e, protein MGYYKYVAAIWKKPTSSEFKEIYKKRLMLWRRQPTIVRVEKPTRINRARALGYKAKQGFVVVRVKVRKGGLNRPRPRSGRRPKRMGVYGYSPHKSAQLIAEERAQRKHPNLVVLGSYWVGEDGMYKWYEVVLVDPHHPSIKSDPERNWVSGYYKKIKKKKRKFIPEAKEEAHEQG, encoded by the coding sequence ATGGGCTATTATAAATACGTTGCGGCGATATGGAAAAAACCGACCAGTAGCGAGTTTAAAGAAATATACAAAAAGCGGCTGATGCTGTGGCGCCGACAGCCGACAATAGTTAGAGTAGAGAAACCAACGAGAATAAACAGAGCACGAGCTTTAGGCTATAAAGCGAAGCAAGGATTTGTCGTAGTTAGGGTAAAAGTGCGGAAAGGTGGGTTGAACAGGCCAAGACCTAGGTCAGGTAGACGCCCTAAAAGAATGGGCGTTTATGGATACTCGCCGCATAAGAGCGCGCAGTTAATAGCTGAAGAAAGAGCCCAGCGCAAACATCCTAACCTAGTCGTTTTAGGATCTTACTGGGTTGGAGAAGATGGAATGTATAAGTGGTATGAAGTTGTACTAGTAGATCCTCACCATCCATCGATAAAAAGCGATCCAGAGAGAAATTGGGTATCTGGATATTATAAAAAGATAAAAAAGAAGAAAAGAAAATTTATACCTGAAGCTAAGGAAGAAGCTCATGAGCAAGGATAA
- a CDS encoding 30S ribosomal protein S6e — MPEFKVVVSDPKTGKAESAEIKGDKALKLIGHKIGDVIDGALIGKPGLKLKITGGSGKAGEPMLPFLPGGAKKRLLLSGPPGYHPPKKGMRKRKLVRGNVITDEIVQINMAIVYSSEDETSS, encoded by the coding sequence ATGCCTGAGTTTAAAGTAGTGGTCTCCGATCCTAAAACGGGAAAAGCAGAGAGTGCGGAGATAAAGGGAGATAAGGCGCTGAAGCTTATAGGGCACAAGATAGGTGATGTCATAGACGGAGCATTGATAGGTAAACCTGGACTAAAATTGAAGATAACCGGAGGGTCTGGGAAAGCGGGCGAGCCTATGTTACCGTTCCTGCCAGGTGGAGCTAAAAAACGCTTACTGCTTTCAGGACCACCGGGTTACCATCCACCTAAAAAGGGTATGAGAAAGCGTAAGCTTGTAAGAGGGAATGTAATAACGGATGAAATTGTACAAATAAACATGGCAATAGTTTATTCGAGCGAGGATGAGACTAGCAGCTAG
- a CDS encoding translation initiation factor IF-2 subunit gamma, whose product MYMQPLINIGTAGHVDHGKTTLVEALTGIWAARHSEELKRGITLKLGYADTAIYKCPSCPSPQAYYTENTAPKTLKCKYCGSDLEYLRRVSFVDVPGHEMLMAVMLAGAALMDGVIFVIDASQPCPQPQTREHFMALTIVEAKSIIIVQNKVDIVSKEQAKKNYEEILKFIEGTWAEGAPIIPVSAVHKVNLDVLIWAIEELMPNPQRDPTKPPLMLVARSFDVNLPGTPIEKLKGGVLGGTIMQGKFRVGDEIEIRPGARVEERGKTVYQPLFTEIVSLKSGRFELEEAFPGGLIGVGTKLDPSLTKSDSLIGNVVGKPGLLPPVREDLDIEVHLLERVVGMKEMAKVEPIKKGEKLVVNVGTAVSIGVVSHVGKDNISLKLRIPVAAADKARVAISRQIEGRWRLIGYGFII is encoded by the coding sequence ATGTATATGCAACCTTTGATTAATATAGGAACGGCTGGTCACGTAGACCATGGTAAAACTACATTAGTTGAAGCTTTAACAGGAATATGGGCTGCAAGGCACTCAGAGGAGCTTAAAAGAGGAATAACCCTAAAACTTGGATACGCTGACACGGCAATCTATAAATGTCCAAGTTGCCCTTCGCCACAAGCATATTATACAGAAAATACTGCTCCAAAAACGCTAAAATGTAAATACTGTGGGAGCGATTTAGAGTATCTAAGAAGAGTATCTTTTGTGGATGTTCCAGGGCATGAAATGCTAATGGCGGTCATGTTGGCGGGTGCGGCTCTAATGGATGGAGTTATATTTGTGATAGATGCTTCACAGCCATGTCCACAACCTCAAACCCGCGAGCACTTTATGGCTTTAACTATTGTTGAAGCTAAAAGCATTATTATAGTGCAAAATAAGGTAGATATAGTTTCAAAAGAGCAAGCGAAGAAAAATTACGAAGAAATACTTAAGTTTATAGAGGGGACGTGGGCTGAAGGAGCCCCGATCATACCAGTATCGGCTGTTCACAAAGTAAATTTAGACGTTTTAATATGGGCTATTGAGGAGCTTATGCCGAATCCACAGAGAGATCCTACGAAACCACCATTAATGTTGGTTGCGAGATCTTTTGATGTTAACTTACCGGGTACTCCTATCGAAAAATTAAAGGGAGGAGTATTGGGAGGAACGATAATGCAAGGTAAATTCCGTGTGGGTGACGAAATCGAAATAAGGCCTGGAGCCAGAGTGGAGGAACGGGGTAAGACCGTCTACCAGCCGTTGTTTACTGAAATAGTAAGCCTCAAATCTGGTAGATTTGAACTCGAAGAGGCTTTTCCAGGCGGGTTAATAGGGGTTGGAACTAAGCTGGATCCAAGTCTTACAAAGTCGGACAGCCTTATAGGAAATGTTGTAGGAAAGCCGGGATTGTTGCCCCCAGTTAGAGAAGATTTAGATATTGAGGTTCACTTGCTGGAGAGGGTAGTCGGCATGAAGGAAATGGCTAAAGTTGAGCCTATCAAAAAGGGAGAGAAGCTCGTAGTTAATGTTGGAACAGCAGTATCGATAGGCGTAGTAAGTCACGTAGGAAAAGACAATATAAGTTTGAAATTGCGAATACCCGTTGCAGCGGCTGATAAAGCAAGAGTTGCTATAAGCAGGCAAATCGAAGGTAGATGGAGACTAATAGGATACGGGTTTATTATTTAA
- a CDS encoding Lrp/AsnC ligand binding domain-containing protein, with protein sequence MRLITAYILAVTRTGREYDVAEKISRLENVREVTITYGTWDLVIKIEVDSMAQLDNLVTTIRQIDDIVRTETLIGI encoded by the coding sequence ATGCGTTTGATAACTGCTTACATATTGGCTGTCACGAGAACTGGACGAGAATACGATGTAGCCGAGAAGATATCTCGCCTAGAAAATGTTCGAGAAGTTACAATAACCTATGGAACATGGGATCTCGTAATCAAAATAGAAGTAGATAGCATGGCACAGCTGGATAACCTCGTTACAACAATTCGACAGATAGATGACATTGTAAGAACCGAAACACTTATAGGAATTTAA
- a CDS encoding adenosine-specific kinase codes for MQPKFEIVQMQMPEGTNIIIGISHFIKTVEDLYETLITHVPGIKFGIAFCEASGDRLIRFEGNDEELIKSAIENAQKIGAGHSFVILLKNAWPINVVNAIKNVQEVLTIICATANPVQVIIAETSQGRAIIGVIDGYKPLGVEDEEKRKERMEFLRKIGYKK; via the coding sequence TTGCAGCCAAAATTTGAAATAGTGCAAATGCAGATGCCCGAGGGAACGAACATAATAATAGGTATTTCGCATTTCATAAAAACTGTTGAAGATCTTTATGAAACTTTGATAACGCATGTTCCCGGCATAAAGTTTGGAATAGCATTTTGCGAAGCTTCAGGAGATAGGTTAATCAGATTTGAGGGAAACGATGAGGAATTGATAAAAAGTGCGATAGAAAACGCCCAAAAAATTGGTGCAGGGCATTCATTTGTAATCTTACTTAAAAATGCTTGGCCTATAAACGTGGTTAATGCCATTAAAAACGTCCAAGAAGTTTTAACTATAATTTGCGCGACTGCAAATCCGGTTCAAGTAATAATAGCCGAGACGAGCCAAGGTAGAGCTATAATCGGAGTTATTGATGGATACAAACCTTTAGGCGTCGAAGACGAGGAAAAGCGTAAAGAGAGAATGGAGTTTCTAAGAAAGATAGGATATAAAAAATGA
- a CDS encoding peptidyl-tRNA hydrolase, translating to MFKQVIVIRTDLEMSKGKTAVQAAHAAVTAAELARKEFPEWFKKWFAEGQKKVVLKVSTENELLKLHEKAKQENLPTVIIRDMGLTEIPPGTITAVAIGPAPEELVDKITGHLKLLR from the coding sequence TTGTTTAAGCAGGTTATTGTTATCAGAACGGATCTCGAGATGAGTAAGGGGAAAACAGCAGTACAAGCGGCTCACGCAGCTGTTACCGCGGCGGAGCTTGCTCGTAAAGAATTTCCTGAATGGTTCAAAAAATGGTTTGCAGAAGGTCAAAAGAAGGTTGTTTTAAAAGTTTCTACAGAAAATGAGCTTCTAAAATTGCATGAAAAAGCTAAGCAGGAAAATCTCCCCACTGTCATTATAAGAGATATGGGATTGACTGAGATTCCTCCCGGAACTATAACCGCTGTAGCTATAGGACCTGCGCCTGAAGAACTAGTAGATAAAATTACGGGACATTTGAAACTGTTAAGATAG
- the truD gene encoding tRNA pseudouridine(13) synthase TruD — MRVSNIELDKLLGLEVYISSEDGIGGRIKYLTEDFIVEEISENGIICSVDKTEYEIEEGSGDYTWFIMVKNGLDSVSALRKIGRFFGVSIKRFSLAGLKDAKALTSQLVCVSRLSPEDILSFKDDKNKVRIVKAFRRPFKLMPGMLYGNRFKITIRDLDYSKTSIEEKIRKIIEEIEKKGGLPAYYGYQRFGTIRPITHMVGRYILKRNFEKAIWTLLTRIFPYESERAKKAREYLLNTRDFKGSLELFPKTLHHERRIIHYLVDHPGDYAGAFRSLPFTIRRLFISAFQAYLFNRVLSERLKSGLPLSKAVVGDIVAVFSRRNLSIRVKGVFRANALNIDKLNEFIDRGVAYLVLNVFGYNTVLCDGIPGEIERKVLKEEGVSIKDFYIKHMPEISSSGTFRVASFKPENFAINEIEDDDIFIGKRKLKLEFILKKGMYATVFLRELMKPIDIYKAGY, encoded by the coding sequence ATGCGAGTATCAAATATTGAATTAGATAAATTACTGGGACTTGAAGTCTACATATCCTCGGAAGATGGGATCGGAGGGAGAATTAAATACCTTACGGAAGATTTTATAGTCGAGGAGATTTCAGAAAACGGAATTATCTGTTCAGTTGATAAAACGGAGTATGAAATAGAGGAAGGTAGTGGAGATTACACTTGGTTTATAATGGTTAAAAATGGCTTAGATTCTGTTTCTGCGCTAAGAAAAATAGGGAGATTTTTCGGTGTAAGCATAAAGCGTTTCTCCTTAGCTGGTCTAAAGGATGCTAAAGCTTTAACGTCGCAACTTGTCTGCGTTAGCAGACTATCTCCCGAAGATATTCTATCTTTCAAAGATGATAAGAATAAAGTGAGGATAGTTAAGGCATTTAGGCGGCCTTTCAAGCTCATGCCAGGTATGTTATACGGCAATAGGTTTAAGATAACGATCAGAGACTTGGACTATAGTAAAACAAGTATCGAGGAAAAAATTAGAAAAATAATAGAAGAAATTGAAAAAAAGGGTGGATTGCCAGCCTATTATGGCTATCAACGCTTTGGTACGATAAGACCTATAACTCATATGGTAGGGCGCTACATATTAAAGCGAAATTTTGAAAAGGCTATATGGACTTTGCTGACGAGAATTTTCCCTTATGAATCTGAAAGAGCAAAAAAGGCAAGAGAATATTTGCTAAACACTAGAGATTTTAAGGGTTCTCTCGAACTATTTCCTAAAACTTTACATCATGAAAGGAGAATAATTCACTATTTAGTTGATCATCCAGGCGACTATGCTGGCGCTTTTCGATCCTTACCGTTTACTATAAGAAGACTTTTCATAAGTGCTTTTCAAGCGTACCTTTTTAACCGTGTCTTGAGCGAAAGATTGAAAAGCGGTCTACCGTTAAGCAAAGCGGTAGTAGGTGACATCGTAGCAGTTTTCTCTCGAAGAAATTTAAGCATACGCGTAAAGGGTGTTTTTAGAGCTAATGCTTTGAATATAGATAAGTTGAACGAGTTTATCGATAGGGGAGTGGCTTATCTGGTTCTAAACGTTTTCGGATATAACACTGTTTTATGTGATGGTATTCCCGGAGAAATAGAGCGTAAAGTCTTAAAAGAGGAAGGGGTATCTATAAAAGATTTCTATATCAAGCATATGCCGGAGATATCTTCCAGTGGAACTTTCAGAGTAGCTTCTTTCAAACCGGAAAATTTTGCTATTAATGAAATAGAGGATGATGACATATTTATCGGGAAGAGAAAACTAAAACTCGAATTTATTCTTAAGAAGGGAATGTACGCGACGGTTTTTCTAAGAGAGCTGATGAAACCAATCGATATTTATAAAGCAGGTTATTAA
- a CDS encoding tRNA(Met) cytidine acetyltransferase gives MLSEKAVQHFLRSMRDAIRSNHRRVIVLTGNDDSKLVESAVQLIEEYLKHYGTGNKKIAYVFHAFYEDGVRRKEIFSESFKLDKVAFIPYHEVRKILGLTYDIAVLDLINNLEPNDIGRLSGVVSGGGFYIFIMARLLDYEKIITRFQRTLLTPQYKFEDIRHIFVRRFIKKLFEHNGIAIYDVDKRKFLKKFRLRRKTYKIVEYTGKPFEIPLKSRFPRIAYELALTKDQVEVLKILEGLYERPGKGEKVAIIVTADRGRGKSSVIGIGLGALAHKLKKAKGVSRIIVTAPNEYNVQPLFMLARKALEKLGYEVNVFERDNVILALRAKGIDIEYFNPLEASRRKADIVAVDEAAGLQVPMLFTIINKFDRVIFSSTIHGYEGAGRGFSIRFLGRLKRMENVRIFEYEMEQPIRYAGDDPIEKWIFDTLLLDAEPAPLDDKEMEYIEKLDVEYYIPQLEKFFLEQEDELRQFIGIYIAAHYRNNPNDLGMMMDAPHHVIRALKIPTGKIVASLELAEEGPLRDELAKESARGAWILGNIIPDRIIKHYKIVDFGDFIGWRIVRIAVHPHVMGRGLGSKLLSELENEARERGYDWVGAGFGVTSELLNFWVKNGYTPIHISPDRNPVSGEYTVLVVKPLNEKVSVYIKYVAMEFKRKLLDMLYEPYHDIEPEIALMLLKATPDIENLDLKLTPSQTGRFMSYAWSDLTLESCMDCMVAVTKFYFGSKNKPQLSKTQELMLIVRVLQGKSWRMSCDELKLEPPYFMQEIKKIAKIFSKYYFDVESLSEAEKFFFLKLDDLIRNY, from the coding sequence ATGCTCTCGGAAAAGGCGGTTCAGCATTTCCTACGATCCATGAGGGATGCTATCAGAAGCAATCATAGGCGTGTAATAGTTCTTACTGGTAACGACGATTCTAAACTGGTTGAATCTGCTGTGCAATTAATCGAAGAATACTTGAAACATTATGGAACTGGCAACAAAAAAATAGCATATGTGTTTCATGCATTCTACGAGGATGGCGTAAGGAGGAAGGAAATTTTTTCTGAAAGTTTTAAGCTTGACAAAGTTGCTTTTATTCCTTATCATGAAGTAAGGAAAATACTAGGCTTAACATACGATATTGCAGTGTTGGATTTAATAAATAATCTCGAGCCAAACGATATTGGACGGCTTTCAGGAGTAGTTTCTGGGGGAGGCTTTTATATTTTTATAATGGCTAGACTATTAGACTATGAAAAGATAATAACACGTTTTCAAAGAACCCTTTTAACGCCTCAATACAAGTTTGAAGATATTAGGCACATATTTGTTAGACGTTTTATAAAGAAATTATTCGAGCATAATGGTATAGCTATATACGACGTGGATAAAAGGAAGTTCTTGAAAAAGTTTAGGCTACGGAGAAAAACCTATAAAATAGTCGAATATACTGGCAAACCTTTTGAAATACCGCTTAAATCAAGGTTTCCTAGGATAGCGTATGAGCTTGCGTTAACAAAGGATCAGGTGGAAGTGTTAAAAATATTGGAGGGTCTTTACGAAAGACCTGGAAAAGGAGAAAAAGTTGCTATAATAGTGACGGCAGATCGTGGCAGAGGAAAATCGTCTGTGATTGGAATCGGATTGGGAGCTCTTGCGCATAAGCTGAAAAAGGCTAAGGGGGTGTCTAGAATAATAGTCACTGCTCCCAACGAGTATAACGTTCAGCCACTATTCATGCTTGCACGTAAAGCCTTAGAAAAACTTGGTTATGAAGTTAATGTCTTTGAAAGAGATAATGTAATTCTTGCCTTAAGAGCGAAGGGGATAGATATTGAGTATTTCAATCCGCTAGAAGCGTCTAGGCGTAAAGCCGATATAGTAGCCGTTGACGAGGCTGCTGGTTTACAAGTTCCTATGCTTTTTACTATAATAAACAAGTTTGATAGAGTAATTTTTTCTTCGACGATACACGGTTATGAAGGTGCTGGAAGAGGATTTTCTATAAGATTTTTGGGCAGATTAAAGAGAATGGAAAATGTTAGAATATTTGAGTACGAGATGGAGCAACCTATAAGGTACGCTGGAGATGATCCTATTGAAAAATGGATTTTTGATACTTTACTTTTAGATGCTGAACCAGCTCCGTTAGATGATAAAGAAATGGAATATATTGAAAAGCTAGACGTTGAATACTATATCCCTCAATTGGAGAAATTCTTTTTAGAACAAGAAGATGAGCTTAGACAGTTTATAGGAATATACATCGCGGCCCATTATCGGAACAATCCAAACGACTTAGGCATGATGATGGACGCGCCTCATCACGTAATAAGGGCTTTAAAAATTCCAACGGGGAAAATTGTAGCGTCTCTTGAGCTTGCTGAAGAAGGACCCTTAAGAGATGAGTTGGCAAAAGAATCTGCGCGTGGAGCATGGATACTAGGTAACATTATCCCTGATAGAATAATAAAGCATTATAAAATAGTTGATTTCGGCGATTTTATAGGATGGCGTATTGTGAGGATCGCGGTGCATCCCCATGTAATGGGTAGAGGATTAGGATCTAAGTTATTAAGCGAGCTTGAAAATGAAGCTAGGGAGAGAGGTTATGATTGGGTAGGAGCAGGTTTTGGCGTAACGTCAGAATTGCTTAATTTTTGGGTAAAAAACGGCTATACACCTATTCACATAAGTCCTGATAGAAATCCTGTGAGTGGAGAATATACAGTTCTGGTTGTAAAGCCATTAAATGAAAAGGTGTCCGTTTATATTAAGTATGTTGCTATGGAATTTAAGAGAAAATTGCTAGATATGCTATACGAGCCATATCATGACATAGAGCCGGAAATAGCTTTAATGTTGCTAAAAGCAACCCCAGATATCGAAAATTTAGATTTGAAGCTTACTCCCTCGCAAACAGGGCGTTTCATGTCTTATGCTTGGAGCGACTTAACGCTGGAGAGTTGCATGGATTGCATGGTTGCGGTCACAAAATTTTATTTCGGCTCTAAAAACAAACCGCAGCTTTCAAAAACGCAAGAATTAATGCTGATAGTAAGAGTTCTCCAAGGTAAAAGTTGGAGAATGTCATGCGACGAGTTAAAACTTGAACCTCCATACTTCATGCAGGAAATAAAGAAAATAGCTAAAATATTTTCCAAGTACTACTTTGATGTTGAGAGTTTAAGCGAAGCAGAGAAATTTTTCTTTTTGAAATTAGATGATTTAATCAGGAACTATTAG
- a CDS encoding 4Fe-4S binding protein — protein sequence MSMKNQVLLAFGNELNFWSSNLFYKILSRERVNGLFLPSFSLDSNFYTISSPDLIKIRLHNRMVIASRVYPKWRKIEDLKEVAERLYFFSENKFVGLSFTFLNMGTLPLLVEKLKDLIQQLGHIELNLVPAFFMLDMKARDRFLFRFTDALSESMNILQTDSLKIYVKIPLDWMRSDYLKALQDSGVDTVIVSLHSVASYNGIPYFLHSPFLSRLFLEKISLLKLINDDFALNYGFSIDLDGIESLDNIPKTVSILQLDLNLLLGDSSIQYILPELKIEKISSITFDDKLQDMNFKAKIDDIGCDRCKNAYLCKEICPNDAIYIKNNIPFVNPNKCNACGLCIALCPQEAIKWVRLIVPD from the coding sequence ATGTCGATGAAAAACCAGGTCTTGTTAGCGTTTGGTAATGAATTAAATTTCTGGTCTAGCAACCTATTCTATAAGATTCTCAGCAGAGAACGCGTTAACGGTTTATTTTTACCATCATTTTCTTTGGATAGTAATTTTTACACGATTTCATCGCCAGATCTCATAAAGATACGCCTGCACAATAGGATGGTCATTGCAAGTCGAGTCTACCCTAAGTGGAGAAAAATTGAAGATTTAAAGGAGGTTGCGGAAAGGCTATACTTTTTCAGCGAAAATAAGTTTGTAGGATTAAGCTTCACGTTTTTAAACATGGGCACTTTGCCTCTGTTAGTTGAAAAGCTAAAAGATCTGATACAACAACTAGGACATATCGAGTTAAACCTGGTACCTGCATTTTTTATGCTGGACATGAAGGCGCGCGATCGTTTTTTGTTTAGGTTTACCGATGCCTTATCAGAAAGCATGAATATTTTACAGACAGACAGTTTAAAGATTTATGTTAAAATTCCACTTGATTGGATGCGCAGCGATTACTTGAAAGCTCTTCAAGATAGTGGCGTAGATACTGTAATAGTTTCTTTGCATAGCGTTGCTTCATATAATGGAATACCCTACTTTCTACATTCTCCCTTTTTATCTCGTCTGTTTTTAGAAAAGATTTCTTTATTAAAGCTAATAAACGACGACTTCGCTTTAAATTATGGCTTTAGCATCGATCTAGATGGTATAGAATCTCTAGATAACATCCCGAAGACAGTTTCAATTTTACAACTTGATCTCAATCTTCTTCTAGGCGATTCATCAATCCAATACATTTTGCCTGAATTGAAAATAGAGAAAATTTCCTCTATTACATTCGACGATAAGCTTCAAGATATGAATTTCAAAGCAAAAATCGATGATATAGGCTGTGACAGGTGCAAAAACGCGTATCTATGTAAAGAAATTTGCCCGAACGATGCTATCTACATTAAAAATAATATTCCATTCGTGAATCCTAACAAGTGTAATGCATGTGGGTTATGTATCGCTCTATGCCCTCAAGAAGCAATAAAGTGGGTTCGTCTAATAGTTCCTGATTAA